ctcgtggaaggataaggaacccgttgatgtaaaaatttctgagtttcgagaagtgggaccgaggctcgggttttgccaatttcgggattttttatatttttaaattgttttcgattgggtattgttcccttagcctattgtgacgtattcgttgtggttttggtcagattcgacgcgtgaggaggttgatttgagaggcaagggcataacgATCTAGAGTTTTggcctgcttgaggtgagtaatgattgtaaataatgtcctgagggtttgaaaccccggattgcagaacatagtgctatattgaggtgagacacgcgcttacTGGCGGGCgcggggtcgtttactattggggattgtgacttggtccatccccattgatgtttttaccgtgtatttgattgagacttaattgttatcatcatgacttgggcttattgccatatttgggcttcgtgctgactatttgaatccttcgtggacttttatcactgtttcctcactattttgacatactacttgaactcagtcctattgattTACACTgctttacaaactcagccacttttacttgaatttgagacttaaatgatctTTCAAATGTTGTTTGGGATGAGCACTACtattttactgatgcccaaggggcttgtgatgatttctggactgagtgaggctgagggccatatgtgaggacatgctgagtgatatgagatactttctatgccacgaggtggcttgagtgatgtgaggccgagtgccaaGTGATgttgccacgaggtggcttgatatagcgcttgggccataaggggcccctccggagtctgcacacccacagtgagcacgggtacccatatgattgagagtgagcccgagggtctgatactatgctgagtgactaagagtgagcccgagggactgatactatgctgagtgactgagagtgagcccgaggggctgatactgttctgagcaaGTTACACTGTGcccaaggggcggatttctacttgttatttaaatgtcaaattacctgttttacttggttttaAGGGATTCCTACTGATTTCTCACTGTTTCACTgccttaaatgatttttactgctttaatatagaattactttgtgcctttacgtgtttcatgctttcagtcattatttataattattactcactgggtcggagtactcatattactccttgcaccatgtgtgcagattcaagcatagcagagtccgcacctgagcacTGATTCCTTCCAGACCAGGCAACGATTTGGGGTACGAGGtcgttgttgacgtccgcagccccttgtctcgcctatcctctatcatttatgttttcttcagactatTATATCGGATTCCATACTTCGTAGActtatagcagattctgtagtagctcatgacttgtgacaccccggtttgggctatgTCGGGATGGTTTCCCTTTTGTTATTATCGCTGTTTCCGCAATTATGGCTATattaatcatgttttagacttgtttatgttaattaattgttaaaagaggTATTTCGTTTattttggctggccttgtcttcacgagaggcgccatcatgaccgggttcgggaATTGAGTCGTGACACTGAGAGAAAACGTaaatagatatttaaattcaataagAATAAAGCAAACCAAATGAGATGTCTAGATTTGATCCTCGAGTTGGGTCACCCTCGAATCAAACAAGTATTTTACTGAATAATATGAAGATAATGGCAAAGTATTGAGACTTAAGAAGATAGTGTATTGCTTTATGTGACGTGTATATGATGGTTCTTTACAAATGATCAGCCCCTTCATacagtaggggagtcctactctcgGTAGAATTCTTAATATAGTAAGAAATCCCATGAttggctaattaatcggcctcttcttgatacgtgccgagatttgtGCCGTGATCCTCGCCCGATTGCAAATATTTCATCTTTACGTTACTCGACCCAGTAAGCTATCCTCGATCTCCATCTTACTCGGTCCCGATCTTGGTCGTTCTCGATTTTGGTCGGTCTCGATCTTAATCAGTCTCAGGGTCTTGAGTTTGACAACCTAACTCTACACCATAGTTTGATATAAATCAAATCCGATCCTCGACTAATCATGCTTCAGCCCCGATCAGTTGCACAAAAAGGGAAagctcgattttgaccgtatacaataatAATTTTATGAATTTAGTTGAGATTTGAATAATCCGAAGTGtataaaaatacttttaattCTTTATTTAAGGGATAAAAATTGAGGTCACAAGAtgataaaaatttgaaaagataTTGACTTAGCCTCGATTAAAACATAATACCCACTCTGACATGATAGTTTAgacttattttttaaattatatagCATTAAAAGATATATTACAAGTAGAAGATAAGACTCTAATCGATATACTTAATAAGATAACAAGACTTGATTTTTTTGTCAAATGCCGATATACCTTATAGAATAATATTACTATAACAATTACATTCGGGGAGAAAGGGTTTGTATAGGATCTACAATGTCTTACGAGAAGCTAAACGGATCGGATAAGCAATATTATcagttgaaaaataattattaatataattcgattataagaaaattattaataattttgtatctaaaaagattaggaaaataaacttcaaataatatataaaaaatatgttaAAAAAATTAAGGCCTCTCCTCCAAATTTTGCTTTAGGCCACCAACTATGTTGAACCTCCCCCCCTGCTTTGATTAAATAGTTtattctctttgttttcttttgtatGATAATATTTGATTGAGTAcatggaggtcgagaattagagTAGAAGATTAGCAGATAGTCGAGCGATTTCTCTTTTTTCTATGGAAGGATTCAAATGTTTAGAGTACCTTTGATGTTccctcttattattattattattattattattattattattattattattattattattattattattattattattgttattattattattattattattattattattattattattattattattattattattatttcctttGCTTTGGTTATCTTACTATTTTTGCTACcaatatttttcttctcttttgtattttcATCATAATGTCTTTACTCTTGTATTTTTTAAACAtgtatttgaaaatatttttcttaaaccGAGAGTCTGtcagaaacagtctctctaccttatACAAGATAAATCTAAGATCTGCATACACTCTACTCTCCCTAGACTCTATTTGTGAGATCACACTGGATatgtcattattttttttttggaatttttaactCCTATAGCAAatgttgataccttatttattttaaataaatacccttttaaaaaaatatattacatagctaccttttgatttttatagccaaatatctatttatggccacctcctacccttaagccataaaatacgctttgtattatttttctttctcattctttcagatttttctccaCCCTTTCTCTCTCAACACCAGACTTTCTCCATGAATACAACCATGATTATCCACTGATTAATCTCCATTGTCTCGCAAAATTTTCAAcagaaatgtcacgacccgaattccccaccatctggagtcgtgatggcgcctactgtcggaactaggcaagccaaccttaacataccttttcaactaattttcaacaagataataataaagagaataaattcaagcggaagccttaatttaatattaaatgaacgaaagtgcggaaaaattaacatcatcctCTACCCAAGGTTTAGTGTCACAGTACTCACAGACTActataagatactacaaataagagtttgaaagaaaatacataaggagtctgcttcgatacaatgaaaacaaacagaaataaaatagatgagactcagggcccacgcacgccagcgaactacctaggagtctctggactgaaggcacgctcccaatctactgctactgcagtccgtaagctactcccgaatctgtgcacaaaaagggcacagaagtgtagcatcagcacaaccgaccccatgtgctggtaagtgcctggcctaaccccgacgaggtagtgacgaggctagaccggacctacctcaaataacctgtacagatatatgtgcaacaacggaaagatatacagaatttaaatAGATAATAGAGAGGGGACATgctgtggggtgtaacaatttagatataagaccaacgaacagagagatggaaactgaataattagcatctatgaaagagagcaagtgaatcaacaactgcacggcaccaaccttctttcttttactctcaattctcaccaaaactgtcaaatatagtgcacgacatcacccttcatgctcaaagaattagagacatggcatggaaagacccttcgtgcataattatcaaaacatggcacggaaagacccttcgtgcataatcgctcttcctcacccaatcatcagtcacaaccaatcggggaaagggaatatacaacaagattaaacatcccggcaagggagaacaaatcaacaataggtcccggcaagggaaaaataccacacttccttctttaactcatctgcttctcaactatcacttcataattatattaacaagtaattagctcaactgtttcacatctttcgaatttaaaagcaactacgattcacggtcatgctagactccggtgcatagataaccgtcaccatgcctatacaccgtactccacagttaacacgtagcaaataacatccaaatcctaatccctcaagccaaagttagaacaaacacttacctcgaatgctccaaattcaactcacgcttctagtatagctttacctcttgattccaccaccaatccgctcaaatctagtcataagttacttaataacattaataattactaaatgaatcatccccaatgcatgaaaatagatttttcaaggtttttcccaaaaaggtcaaaaatacccgcGGActcacgtggtcgaaactcgaggttcggaccaaaacctggttacccattcccccatgaatccaaatatatgatttgtttttaaatcggaccccaaattgaggtccaacttctcaattagtagaaaacctaggttctacccaaaacacccaattttccccatgaaaatctttgatttgaagttgaaattatgttaaaagatgttaagggataaagaaattaagttagaaatcacttaccaatcgttttggagaagaaaagttgtttggaaaatcgcctcttaggttttgggtttttgaaaagtgaaaaatgactgagatttccgaacttgtatacctttctgaggacctggcacggaccgcacaaaaatgtgttgcggtcGCGCCGAGttggagaaaaattggggctactctgaacccttccagcgcggaccgcagtGTTTTGGTGCGCGACCGCGTTGGTTGACCTggaaccctagccctcagactcagccacgcggaccgcacaaaaatgcatcgcggccgcgcggctccagcgcggaccgcgcggaaatgaccgcggccacgctggtgtctgcaacacctgaacctgcattttcttaagtccaatacctcccgggccccattcaaaactcacccgagccctcggggctccaaaacaaacatgcacacaaccttaaaaacatcttacggacttactcgtgcgatcaaatagcCTAAATAACAttatatacataggatcaagcctcaaacacatgattttctttcctcaactttcataactcaaattctccatttttagtccgaaacacgtcacatgacgtccgtttttagccaaactttacagatagtgcttaacacatattaaagacttgtaccgggcgtcgaaaTCAAAATACGAgtccgatacctatattttctaactccttttcatttcaaattttcatatcaaattttagaaaaacaatttctttcaaaaattcatttctcgggcttgggacctcagaatttgattccgggcacacgcccaagtcccatatttttctacggaccctccgggaccgtcgaatcacaggtccgggtccgtttacccaaaatgttgaccgaagtcaacattatgcatattaataccaaaattcatcaaatgtttcacataatttacatattctaacataaaaactttccggctacgcacccgaactgtgcacgccaatcgaggcaactaaaagcgaggttttcaatgCCTCTAAAGCGTGGAACatggaagaactacggtgataacccttcgggtcgtcacattctccacctctaaaacaaccgttcgtcctcgaacggacaaaagaaagaagtacttgagtcgggaaataaatgagggtaacggctccgcatatcggactcggactcccaggtcgatgcctcaggaggctgacctctccactgaacacgcatcgaaggaaaactcttcgacctcaactgtcgaacttgccggtctagaatagccaccggctcctcctcatatgacaaatccttgtccaattggacaatgctgaaatctaacacgtgcgatggatctccgcgatacttccggagcatagacacatgaaatacgggatgcacaactgacaagctaggtggcaaggcaagtctataagccacctctcccacacgatcaagaatctcaaatggaccgatgaacctagggctgagcttgcccatcttcccaaatctcatcacgcccttcataggcgatacacagagcaatacccgctcaccaaccatgaaggcaacatctctgaccttgcggtctgcgtaactcttctgtctggactgagctgtacgaagtctatcctgaataatcctgaccttgtccaaggcttcctgaaccagatccgtacccaataatcgagcctctcccggctcaaaccatccaactggagaccgacatcgcctaccatacaacgcctcgtacaaagccatctgaatgctggaatggtagctgttgttgtaggcgaactctgctaaaggcaaaaactggtcccacgagcctccaaaatcaatgacacaggctcggagcatgtcctcaagaatctgaatagtcctctcggactgaccgcccgtctggggatgaaatgatgtactcaactcaacctgggtgcccaactctcgctgaaccgctctccagaaaggcgaggtaaactgcgtaccccgatctaaaatgatagatagtggcaccccatgaaggcgaacaatctccctgatataaatcccggctaacctttcggacgaataggtggctgcaacaagaacaaaatgcgctgacttggtcagcctatcaacaatgacccaaactgcatcaaactttttccgagtcatcggaagtccagtaacgaaatccatcgtaatcctctcccactttcactcgggaagtgcaatcctctgagatagaccaccaggtctttgatgctcgtacttaacctgctgacaattcaaacaccgatccacatgcgcaacgatgtctttcttcatcttacgccactaatagtgctacctcagatcctgatacatcttcgccgcgcccgggtgaatagaataccgagaactgtgggcctctgcTAAGATAaactctcaaatcccatcaacattgggcacacaaactcgcccctacaatctcaatacaccatcatcatctaaggttactttcttggcacctccacgctgcatcgtgtctctcaagacacacaaatggggatcctcaaactgccgctcgtggatacgctctaatagtgagtAACGAGCAACCGTTCAAGCTAACACTCTGATAGGCTCAGAAAGATCCAACCTTACAAGATGATTGGCAAGAcctgaatatccaaagcaagcgatctctggctgactggaatataagcaagactacccatgctggcggacttcctgcttaatgcatcggccaccacattggccttccccgggtggtataagatagtaacatcataatcctttagcaactctaaccacctcctctacctcaaattcaactctttctgcttgaacagatactgaagactcttgtgatcagtgtaaacctcacacgtcatgccatataagtaatgcctccagatcttcaaggcatgaacaatggctgccaactcgagatcatgaaccgggtaattcttctcatggatcttcaactgcctcgaagcataggcaatgactttgccttcctgcatcaacactgcaccaagcccaatacgagacgcatcacaatagaccgtatatggccctgaacctgtgggcaaaaccaataccggtgccgtagtcagagccatcttgagcttctgaaagctcgcctcacactcgtccgaccacctgaactggacacccttctgggtcaatctggtcataggggctgcaatggatgaaaacccctccacgaaccgacggtagtaacctgccaaccccaggaaactccgaatatccgtagctgaagctggtcgagtccagttcttgactgcctctatcttctttggatctacctgaatacctgctgctgatacgacatgacccaggaatgcgaccgaactcaaccaaaactcacactttgagaacttagcatacaactgactatcctttagggtctgaaggaccactttgaggtgctgctcatgctcctcctgactgcgggagtatataagaatatcgtcaatgaagactatcacgaacaagtccaaataaggtctgaacactcagttcatcaactctatgaacgctgctggggcattagtcaatccgaatgacatgaccaaaaactcatagtgcccataccgagtgcgaaatgctgtcttagggacatcagacgccctaatcctcagctggtggtagccagatctcaaatctatctttgaaaacaccctcgcaccctgaagctggtcgaacaaatcGTCAATCcgcggcagtggatacttgttctttatcgtcaccttgttcaactgccggtaatcaatgcacatcctcatcgacccatcctttttcttcacgaacaacactggtgcaccccaaggtgatacactgggtctaatgaaacccttatcaagcaagtcctgaagctgctctttcaactctggcggggccatgcgatatggcggaatggaaataggctgagtgcccgaagccagatcaatacagaaatcaatatccctgtcgggcggcatacccggcaggtctgaagggaaaatctTGGGGAATTCCCGAACAATAGGAACAGAGTCAATTGATGGAACCTCTACGCTAGAGTCGCGAACATACGCTAGatatgctagacaccccttctcgaccatacgtcgagccttgacatacgaaataacactgcgGGTGGCATGGCCTGGGGTCCCTCTCCACTCAAGTTGGGGCAAATCTGGCAAGgccaaggtcacggtcttggcgtgacaatccagaatagcatgatacggggacaaccagtctatccccaatatagtgtcaaagtccaccatatctaaaagcaataagtcgacacgggtctcaagaccgtcaaataccaccacacatgaacgatacaCTTGGTCGACCACTATAGATTCACcaaccggtgtggacacatatataggaATACCCAAAGCCTCACTAGGCATGAtaaaatagggtgcaaaataggacgacacataagAATACATAGATCCCGGGTCAAATAACACAGAAGCACCCCCaccacagaccagaatagtacctgtaatcacagcatctgatgactcggCCTCTGGCCTGCCCGGCAAAACATAACAACGGGGCTGACCCCCACCTCCCTGAACTGTGTCTCTGGGGCGATcggctgctggctgacccctgcctctggcggTCCGAGCTCCACCTCTACGGTCTCTCCCTCCACCCCTATGATCCCTACCCCCgtctctagctggctgggcatcTTGTGGATCACCTACTGCCTGAATCGTagggcgaggaccctgctgctgaGAACTACTCGAGGCTCTAGGGCAAAACCTAACAATGTGACTCGGGTCACCACAACCATAACatgccctcggctgctggggctaCTGGCCCTGTCGACCTGTATGTCCTCCCCTGAAGCTCTGAAGTGGCGGAGCACTGATGGGGGCTGGTGGTGTGCTGAAGGTCTGCTGACCCGAATAATACTACTGAGGACTACCACCGCCTGgagtaccatgagaaacctgaagttcCGACTGGAAGGGCCTCTGAGAGTGGCCTCAATCATATGAATCCCTAcatccagatgaggtaccactaaatctaccggaataacggggcctcttatcagacccatgaccacctccttaagcaagtgccatctctatccggcgggcaccatctgcctcctcctgaaatgaaatctcaccaccggcactcatggccatctgaacacagATCGGCTGAgccaacccatcaacaaacctccgcaccctctctctctcggtggggagtatcacaatggcatgacgagcgagatcaatgaaccgggtctcatactgggtgaccatcATAGGAccctgttggagacgctcaaactgcctgcgaagagcatctcgctgagtaattggaagaaacttccccagaaataactctgaaaactgatcctaggtcaatgatggcgaccctgctggcctggctaaacagaaatccctccaccaagtcttggcggatcctgccaggcaaAAAGTGGCGAAgccgaccccattggtctctacaatgcccatagtccgtagaacctcatgacagctgaatatgaaatcctgagcatcctctgaggggtgccactatatgtggttgtgaagagcttggtgaaacgatcaagcctccacaaagcatccgcagacatagccgcaccatcactggactgagccgcaatacctggctgggctgccacagctggctgaactgccggaacctgagcctgaggagctaccgactttggagtacgagtatcgggagtctgaactcctcccccagcctgagatgtggctgaagctacgggaagcaaacccgccctagaaatgccctccataaagcctaccagtcggaccaaagcatcctgaagcactggagtggctatgaaaccctctgggacctgagctgggcccactggaacagctggggccggaaccgcctcctcaaaatcgacctgaggctccgtcgttggaaatgctgctcggggctgaactctaccccggcctcggcctctggcacggcctcgacctcgccctctgcccctaataggggctgctactgggggctcaggctgttgcgcggtagaagaggaagcacgtgtcctcgccatctgcgaaagaacagagtggaaagacagtcagtacttgagaaacagaatcacacgacaagaatgaacaaggtgaagttttcctaactcagtagcctctgcgggataaa
Above is a window of Nicotiana tabacum cultivar K326 chromosome 8, ASM71507v2, whole genome shotgun sequence DNA encoding:
- the LOC142163117 gene encoding uncharacterized protein LOC142163117, encoding MPSEALGIPIYVSTPVGESIVVDQVYRSCVVVFDGLETRVDLLLLDMVDFDTILGIDWLSPYHAILDCHATRSVISYVKARRMVEKGCLAYLAYVRDSSVEVPSIDSVPIVREFPKIFPSDLPGMPPDRDIDFCIDLASGTQPISIPPYRMAPPELKEQLQDLLDKGFIRPSVSPWVSSAGIQVDPKKIEAVKNWTRPASATDIRSFLGLAGYYRRFVEGFSSIAAPMTRLTQKGVQFRWSDECEASFQKLKMALTTAPDLKLSNSQSAPPHIDNDLSHHDKKENIAPGNVVPPTSLDGIRAVDQIDVTLHVPSMEIWPSIPKSAFVGVPDQLLRIHMAVKMAGSACG